The proteins below are encoded in one region of Alistipes communis:
- a CDS encoding DUF5672 family protein produces MADSPRSLVRVVVPVYRELTPDEESSLRNNVRVLAAWPFTVLHPRGVTPPACCRELGLETRAVGDEWLGRRNGIAGYNRMMLSEEFYASFPDTEYILICHTDAWIFRDELGDWCRRGYDCVAAPWLRRPLYDLPLVKQYMQWRERMKRRRGEASRQVLYGRVGNGGLSLRRVEAFRRACATYRTEAENYLADPCHLHNEDVFWAVVPREFRYPAPDEALRFSIDTHPAYALRRLGGDLPFGCHSWTKRRMRRAWRGIIPAAK; encoded by the coding sequence ATGGCTGATTCCCCCCGTTCGCTCGTGCGCGTCGTCGTTCCCGTCTATCGGGAGCTGACGCCCGACGAGGAGTCTTCGTTGCGGAACAACGTCCGCGTGCTGGCCGCATGGCCTTTCACGGTGCTTCATCCCCGGGGGGTGACGCCGCCCGCCTGCTGCCGGGAACTGGGGTTGGAGACGCGCGCCGTCGGCGACGAGTGGCTCGGCCGGCGCAACGGCATTGCGGGTTACAACCGCATGATGCTCAGCGAGGAGTTCTATGCGTCGTTTCCCGATACGGAATATATCCTGATCTGCCATACCGACGCCTGGATTTTCCGCGACGAGCTGGGCGACTGGTGCCGGCGGGGCTACGACTGCGTGGCGGCGCCGTGGCTTCGGCGGCCGCTTTACGATCTGCCGCTGGTCAAACAGTATATGCAGTGGAGGGAGCGGATGAAACGTCGCCGGGGAGAGGCTTCGCGGCAGGTGCTTTACGGCCGCGTCGGCAATGGCGGGTTGTCGCTGCGCCGTGTGGAGGCGTTCCGGCGGGCTTGTGCGACCTACCGCACGGAGGCCGAGAACTACCTCGCCGATCCTTGCCATCTCCATAACGAAGATGTGTTCTGGGCGGTCGTGCCTCGTGAATTCCGTTATCCGGCGCCCGACGAGGCGCTGCGTTTCTCGATCGACACCCATCCGGCCTACGCCCTGCGGCGGCTGGGCGGCGACCTGCCGTTCGGTTGTCACAGCTGGACGAAACGCCGCATGCGGCGGGCGTGGCGGGGGATCATCCCCGCCGCGAAGTGA
- a CDS encoding glycosyltransferase family 2 protein, translating into MEQFKTSLVISTYNWPEALELCLKSSLRQTVAPAEILVADDGSDERTAQLIARYRVQTSIPIVHVWQEDTGFRVGSIRNKAIARATGAYIIQVDGDVILHPDFVRDHVSVARPGRFVSGSRVLLGPRYSAGLLANRSIDINAWKKDVSNRLNAIRIPWASPVFGRYKPEVTRGCNMAFWRDDAICVNGYNELIQGWGSEDYEFGSRLWHIGVQHFSLKLSGIVYHIYHNVRARDQAVANQVLANLTRSRRLLRCKQGISQYLYPDPETTTLVREVQE; encoded by the coding sequence ATGGAACAATTCAAGACATCCCTGGTCATCTCGACCTACAATTGGCCGGAGGCATTGGAACTTTGCCTGAAAAGCAGTTTACGGCAGACGGTCGCGCCCGCCGAGATACTGGTCGCCGACGACGGTTCGGACGAGCGCACCGCACAGCTGATCGCACGTTACCGCGTGCAGACGTCCATCCCGATCGTCCACGTATGGCAGGAGGACACCGGATTCCGCGTCGGCAGCATCCGCAACAAGGCGATCGCGCGCGCCACGGGCGCCTACATCATCCAGGTCGACGGCGATGTCATCCTCCATCCGGATTTCGTGCGCGACCATGTCTCCGTCGCACGTCCGGGACGCTTCGTCAGCGGCAGCCGCGTGCTGCTGGGTCCCAGATATTCGGCAGGACTGCTGGCGAACCGCTCGATCGACATCAACGCATGGAAAAAGGATGTCTCCAACAGGCTGAACGCCATCCGCATCCCCTGGGCATCGCCGGTCTTCGGCCGCTACAAGCCCGAAGTGACGCGCGGCTGCAACATGGCCTTCTGGCGCGACGACGCCATTTGCGTCAACGGCTACAACGAACTGATCCAGGGCTGGGGCAGCGAGGATTACGAATTCGGCAGCCGGCTGTGGCACATCGGCGTGCAGCACTTCTCGCTCAAACTTTCGGGCATCGTCTATCATATCTACCACAACGTCCGAGCCCGCGACCAGGCTGTCGCCAATCAGGTATTGGCCAACCTCACGCGCAGTCGGCGTCTGCTGCGCTGCAAACAGGGCATTTCGCAATATCTCTATCCCGATCCCGAAACGACGACACTGGTCAGAGAGGTGCAGGAGTAG
- a CDS encoding glycosyltransferase encodes MVSVIIPNYCHAPYLRQRIDSVLAQSYPDFEVVLLDDCSTDGSREVIERYRNHPRIKQIVYNDRNGGSAFAQWRKGFALTQGEYIWIAESDDYADPAFLERCVAELDADPACVLAHTLSRTVDSEGRPFGKVRHAGRPVRRMDGRRFVLRHLLRRNELYNASMAVFRRSALPAAGEYEGFRYAGDWYFWMLVALQGRVSTVFEPLNAFRRHDAATTTQGERTGGLYEEVLQILPAIFSRMRTAAPVRWALEGKQLCRLHRARRRFGRNEAYERLWSRWCETYRCDPLRRAWYRIYGALPDSMFF; translated from the coding sequence ATGGTTTCGGTCATTATTCCCAACTATTGTCACGCGCCCTATCTCAGGCAGCGCATCGACTCGGTGCTCGCGCAGTCCTACCCCGATTTCGAGGTAGTGCTGCTCGACGACTGCTCGACGGACGGGAGCCGCGAGGTGATCGAACGTTACCGGAACCACCCGCGCATCAAGCAAATCGTCTACAACGACCGCAACGGCGGTTCGGCCTTCGCCCAATGGCGCAAGGGGTTCGCGCTCACGCAAGGAGAGTACATCTGGATCGCCGAGAGCGACGACTACGCCGATCCGGCGTTCCTCGAACGCTGCGTGGCGGAGCTCGATGCCGATCCCGCGTGCGTACTGGCCCACACGCTGAGCCGCACGGTCGACTCGGAGGGACGGCCGTTCGGGAAAGTCCGCCATGCGGGACGTCCCGTACGCCGCATGGACGGGCGACGCTTCGTGCTGAGGCACCTGCTGCGCCGCAACGAACTCTACAACGCCAGCATGGCCGTCTTCCGCCGTTCGGCACTGCCTGCGGCAGGGGAATACGAAGGATTCCGCTACGCCGGCGACTGGTATTTCTGGATGCTCGTCGCATTGCAGGGCCGCGTGTCCACCGTCTTCGAACCGCTCAACGCCTTCCGCCGCCACGACGCGGCCACGACGACGCAGGGCGAACGGACGGGCGGACTCTACGAAGAGGTGTTGCAGATCCTGCCTGCCATCTTTTCGCGGATGCGGACAGCGGCACCGGTACGCTGGGCGCTCGAAGGCAAGCAGCTTTGCCGGCTGCACAGAGCCCGCCGGCGGTTCGGACGGAACGAAGCCTACGAACGGCTGTGGAGCCGCTGGTGCGAAACCTACCGATGCGACCCGTTGCGCAGAGCATGGTACCGAATTTACGGGGCGCTGCCCGACAGCATGTTTTTTTAA
- a CDS encoding acyltransferase, translating into MKDSFSRREHIGWVDLLRVLACFLVVFAHCCDPFVGQLDADRGAFLTGAFAGSLVRCSVPLFVMMTGVLLLPVGEGMGAFYRRRIGRIVPPLLFWSLALPLLFFAYLHTFGAATQSPTVDPASYTVRQLVVRLYTFVFNFNYDTTPLWYLYMLVGLYLVMPVLGAWLRQASQRDLQLFLAVWGAALLLPYVEVAAPLLGYAGNGGNMGLWGVCDWNAYGTFYYFSGFVGYLVLAYYLVRYPLRWSWRRTLGVMAPLFAVGYLITALGFVATQNRFPGNFAYLEIVWYFCGINVFMMTLPVFVVVQKLAVAARPWLSRLASLTFGIYLCHFAVIPVCYDLLDCAALPDWVRLAGMSVAAFAASALVVWAMSRWSVTRRVVM; encoded by the coding sequence ATGAAAGATTCGTTTTCTCGCAGAGAGCACATCGGCTGGGTAGACCTGCTGCGTGTGCTGGCCTGTTTTCTGGTCGTTTTCGCCCACTGCTGCGACCCCTTCGTGGGGCAGCTCGACGCCGATCGCGGCGCGTTTCTGACCGGCGCTTTCGCCGGCAGTCTGGTCCGGTGCAGCGTGCCGCTCTTCGTGATGATGACCGGCGTGCTGCTGCTGCCCGTAGGCGAGGGGATGGGGGCCTTCTACCGCCGGCGCATCGGTCGCATCGTGCCGCCGCTCCTGTTCTGGTCGCTGGCGCTGCCGCTGCTCTTCTTCGCCTATCTCCACACCTTCGGCGCCGCTACGCAGAGCCCGACGGTCGATCCGGCGTCGTATACCGTGCGCCAGCTCGTCGTGCGCCTCTATACGTTCGTCTTCAACTTCAACTACGACACCACGCCGCTGTGGTATCTCTATATGCTCGTGGGGCTTTACCTCGTGATGCCGGTGCTGGGCGCATGGCTGCGGCAGGCTTCGCAGCGCGATCTGCAACTCTTCCTGGCCGTGTGGGGCGCGGCGCTGCTGCTGCCCTACGTCGAGGTGGCGGCACCGCTGCTGGGCTATGCGGGCAACGGCGGCAACATGGGGCTGTGGGGCGTCTGCGACTGGAACGCCTACGGGACGTTCTACTATTTTTCGGGCTTCGTCGGCTATCTGGTGCTGGCCTACTATCTGGTGCGCTATCCCTTGCGGTGGAGCTGGCGGCGGACGCTCGGCGTGATGGCGCCGCTCTTCGCGGTCGGCTACCTCATAACGGCGCTGGGCTTCGTCGCCACGCAGAACCGGTTTCCGGGTAATTTCGCCTATTTGGAGATCGTGTGGTACTTCTGCGGCATCAACGTCTTCATGATGACGCTGCCCGTCTTCGTCGTCGTGCAGAAGCTCGCCGTCGCCGCCCGTCCGTGGCTTTCGCGTCTGGCGTCGCTCACCTTCGGCATCTATCTGTGCCACTTCGCCGTGATCCCCGTGTGCTACGACCTGCTCGACTGCGCCGCGCTGCCCGACTGGGTGCGGCTCGCGGGGATGAGCGTCGCGGCCTTCGCCGCGAGCGCGCTCGTCGTCTGGGCGATGAGCCGCTGGAGCGTCACGCGGCGCGTGGTGATGTGA
- a CDS encoding MFS transporter: METQKKNYVLPIAMMFALFAMISFVTGLQNPMGIIVKNQFGASNFMSQLGNAANFIAYAFMGLPAGLMLQRIGYKKTALAAVAVGFIGVGISYLSGLMSSFSVYLIGAFVSGFSMCMLNTVVNPMLNTLGGGGNRGNQLVQFGGSLNSLAATIVPVLVGYLMGNAAQATISNAAPALFIAMGIFALAFVVMLVMEIPEPFALTNEKSAEKNEHSALSFRHFVLGTVAIFVYVGVEVGIPNFANLFMTTDLGIDTTVAGSVVGTYWFLMLIGRFAGGLLGAKVSPKAMLSTVASAACLLVVCAMLCPVSAVVSMPVFQSDISFGMAQVPVSIMLLVLCGLCTSVMWGGIFNLAVEGLGKYTSAASGIFMVMVCGGGILPLIQGLVADHAGYMMSFWVVFAGVLYILYYALAGHRNVNTDIKVD; the protein is encoded by the coding sequence ATGGAAACACAGAAAAAAAACTACGTTCTGCCCATTGCGATGATGTTCGCGCTCTTTGCGATGATCTCCTTCGTGACGGGGCTCCAAAACCCGATGGGAATCATCGTCAAGAACCAGTTCGGCGCGTCGAACTTCATGTCGCAGCTCGGCAACGCGGCCAATTTCATCGCCTACGCCTTCATGGGTCTGCCGGCGGGCCTGATGCTCCAGCGCATCGGCTACAAGAAGACGGCGCTCGCTGCCGTGGCCGTAGGCTTCATCGGCGTCGGCATCTCTTATCTTTCGGGTCTGATGTCCAGTTTCAGCGTCTATCTGATCGGCGCCTTCGTTTCGGGTTTCTCGATGTGTATGCTCAATACGGTGGTCAACCCCATGCTCAATACGCTGGGCGGCGGCGGCAACCGCGGCAACCAGCTCGTGCAGTTCGGCGGTTCGCTCAACTCGCTGGCCGCCACGATCGTTCCGGTGCTGGTAGGTTATCTCATGGGGAACGCCGCACAGGCCACGATCAGCAACGCCGCACCCGCCCTGTTCATCGCCATGGGCATCTTCGCGCTGGCCTTCGTCGTGATGCTCGTGATGGAGATTCCCGAACCGTTCGCCCTGACGAACGAAAAGTCCGCCGAGAAGAACGAGCACAGCGCGCTGTCGTTCCGCCACTTCGTCCTGGGCACGGTAGCGATCTTCGTCTATGTCGGCGTCGAGGTGGGTATTCCCAACTTCGCCAACCTCTTCATGACTACCGACCTCGGGATCGACACCACCGTGGCCGGTTCGGTCGTCGGCACTTACTGGTTCCTGATGCTCATCGGCCGCTTCGCGGGCGGTCTGCTCGGCGCCAAGGTCTCGCCCAAGGCGATGCTTTCGACCGTTGCGTCGGCAGCCTGCCTGCTGGTCGTCTGCGCCATGCTCTGCCCCGTAAGCGCAGTGGTGAGCATGCCCGTCTTCCAGAGCGACATTTCGTTCGGCATGGCGCAGGTTCCGGTCAGCATCATGCTGCTCGTCCTCTGCGGCCTGTGCACCTCGGTGATGTGGGGCGGCATCTTCAATCTGGCCGTCGAGGGACTCGGCAAATACACCTCGGCCGCTTCGGGCATCTTCATGGTGATGGTCTGCGGCGGCGGCATCCTGCCCCTGATCCAGGGTCTGGTGGCCGACCACGCAGGTTACATGATGTCCTTCTGGGTGGTCTTCGCCGGTGTGCTCTACATCCTCTACTACGCACTCGCCGGACACAGGAACGTCAATACCGACATCAAGGTGGACTGA
- a CDS encoding polyprenyl synthetase family protein — protein sequence MVTLDAIRGPVAQELEEFDAFVRRNFKVENELLSGMVDYILSSRGKGVRPLLVLLSAALNAPAGGRGIGQRTYLAAMLVEIIHTASLIHDDVIDEADTRRGRASANAKWQSRNAVVLGDYLLARNMELGMRSGQYDLVSYVIASIATLCEGELLQSDRAERMEITRDAYLEIIYKKTASLLGISAGVGALSAGANREQVARMRRFGDALGMAFQIQDDILDFTRGAETGKPSNNDLREHKITLPLLLLLDRADAARRDELLALLARCREDEAAVDALQQAVEEQGGLQEASKVMQSYLQRATALLAEWPDGPIRSALVNLCAYVAERNR from the coding sequence ATGGTTACACTCGATGCGATACGCGGCCCCGTCGCGCAGGAACTGGAAGAGTTCGATGCGTTCGTCCGCCGGAATTTCAAGGTGGAGAACGAATTGCTTTCGGGCATGGTCGACTACATCCTCTCCTCGCGCGGCAAAGGCGTACGGCCGCTGCTGGTACTGCTTTCGGCGGCGTTGAACGCGCCCGCCGGCGGGCGCGGCATCGGGCAGCGCACCTATCTGGCGGCGATGCTCGTCGAGATCATCCACACCGCCTCGCTCATTCACGACGACGTGATCGACGAAGCGGACACCCGCCGCGGCCGCGCATCGGCCAACGCCAAATGGCAGTCGCGCAACGCCGTGGTGCTGGGCGACTATCTGCTGGCGCGCAACATGGAGCTCGGGATGCGCAGCGGGCAGTACGACCTGGTCTCCTACGTCATCGCCTCGATCGCCACGCTCTGCGAAGGCGAGCTGCTGCAAAGCGACCGCGCCGAGCGCATGGAGATCACGCGCGACGCCTACCTGGAGATCATCTACAAGAAAACGGCCAGCCTGCTGGGCATCAGCGCCGGCGTGGGGGCGCTCTCGGCCGGCGCGAACCGCGAACAGGTCGCCCGGATGCGCCGCTTCGGCGACGCGCTGGGCATGGCGTTCCAGATCCAGGACGACATCCTCGACTTCACGCGCGGCGCCGAGACGGGCAAGCCGTCGAACAACGACCTGCGCGAACACAAGATCACGCTGCCGCTGCTGCTGCTGCTCGACCGTGCCGACGCGGCGCGGCGCGACGAGCTGCTCGCCCTGCTGGCACGCTGCCGCGAGGACGAAGCGGCGGTCGACGCCCTGCAACAGGCCGTCGAGGAGCAGGGAGGCTTACAGGAGGCGTCGAAAGTGATGCAGAGCTACCTGCAACGGGCGACCGCGCTGCTGGCCGAATGGCCCGACGGTCCGATCCGCTCGGCCCTGGTCAACTTGTGCGCCTACGTGGCCGAACGCAACCGATAA